The Glycine soja cultivar W05 chromosome 15, ASM419377v2, whole genome shotgun sequence region AaggagtaaatttttaattgaggGACCTAAACCAAAAATACCCCAAATTTAAGGGACTTGAAAcatatttaactaatttatgtaaaaaaaaatatacttctaAAAGAATATAGGACACCAAGTTATGTTAGGACAACCCAAAGCATAACCTAAACCCATTCTACAAAAACATCAAACTAATTTTTACAACTTGAACCCATAATGTATTGCTAGTGTTTCTCAATAAAAAGAGTCATAACATTAATCTCAGGTCAAATCGAGTTAATCTATTCTAGGTTATTGGTATCGAAAAAACTCAATCGAATTAAATCGAGTTACTCTGAGTCTATCACATATATCGTTTAATAGCCTAATCGAACTGATTAGGACACcaattttccttcaaaccaGTGTGATTGGATTTGGTTTTCACAATTATGAaaattttgtaatgtatttGGTCATCCCATTAGAAGCCTCACagaaatagaaaacaaacaatttgatttttttaagaaacattgCAATTTAAAAACTACCAACGCACAACACATGCCTTATACTAGAACAAGGTTTAATAGCATAATAGTATACCTGGCAAAGGAAAACCTGGCTCTAGTATCAAATGATGAATTTTGTACACCAAAAACAACATAATagtacatttaatttaattaggttACTAACCTCCAACCATAGCTCTTCCCATAATTCAACAGATGAATTTAACAACACTCGTAGTTTCAATTGCAAAGAATACTTCTAGCCTTTAACACAATCACTTTAGATGGAATAGGTATTGTTTTCTTATGTGTTTAGACTATGGACTCTATGCCTATTTATATAGATAAGATTTTATCCATCAAAAAAACTGATTCCATAATATCAGGATACAGGCATACTCTTAACAACtttataattaaaactgaaaTGTTGTTACCAAATTTGACTAAGTCAAGTGgttgagaaaacaaaaaagtggGTTAGAAAAATTAGGACCActttaatttgatttcaaaatcaaaactaacattctcccacttaaTCCAATGGTTCTCACACTTTATGATATCTACAACACTGATATTTGGTACATGTAACAGTTTAATCTTTGATAATCTCTGATGATAAAAATAAGGTTCCCATATTGACGGGAGAAAACTATAAACAATGGAAGGAACAAGTTCTTCTCCCTTTAGGGGTTGTTGACCTTGACTATGCTCTCCGTAGGGTTGAGTTAGCTAAGCTGAGTGTTGTCAAATTCATCTGCTGAATTGTGGGAAGAGCTATGGCTGGAGGTTAGTaacctaattaaattaaatatattgttatGCTGCTTATGGTGTACAAACTTCATCACATCATTCCTCGTTGAACATGGTAACACACAATGCAATTGGCATGTCCGATGTGGTGCGCGAAGTAATTGAACATCCGGAAGAGGAATTGGGCCTATTCTCCGAGGAAGTTCTtgacagttatgaccattgttGATTTTGGTTCTCTTTATGTTTTCGCAGTGGCGACAAACTATAGAAGTGGTTCTCGCTGAGATGGCGACTGGGGTTGCGGCTTCTACTGACTTGACACCACCACTGGTCGACATTGACGTGGTGGTTAGTAAGATGATGGGTTTGTGTTTTGGGTTGGGTTCTGATTTAGTTTAGGAAAAAAGGGAATTAGGGTTTTGTGAAGGAtgaaattggttttaaaaatttgaaatctatcTTGATTAGGAAAGTGTTATAAGTCACAACATCAAACAAGGTTTCATCAAACAAGGTCTCACTCGAGAAGTTTGGAATTGGAAACCTGAGTCTAAGATTAGGATTGAAAATTTAGAATTGGAGAAGAAGGAAACATGATTCAATTCAGATAATATATTTGTAGAAATTTTGTGACGATTTTGATTTTATACTGtcatgaaattatttatatttattaaaagttaaaagtaattattgGCGGATTTTAAACAccaataatcattaattaacttaaacttttttttgacGTGGAAACTAACTTCTAGGATCAaatgaaatcaatttttaaaacataaaaaattaaaataattttttaaaagataaatgatcaaattaaataaaaaataagatataaagTACCAAAACAATCATTTGATCATGTTTTTAACATCTTCAAGTAATATGAGAACAGTAAAATTATAATCGAGCGCCTAAATTAATTAACACATGATTGTTAACCAGtggttgaagaaaaatatttgtgattCATAAAGATTTTATCCAAAATAGTTACCTGTAAcgaaagaaatgaagaaaaaagaatatggAGAGGATTCATTTCCAAAAAGAAGatacttgtaaaaaaaacaaaacttattatttttcgtgccttcaaattcaaattaataactCCAAATAATTACTCTCAATTCATTTGATAAGTAAGTGAtaattgaaaagataaaaaaaattgtatactataagtataagtgttttttttacattattaattaattaaaataatcttaaatgtgtcttttaaattaattattataaaaaaatattcataatttataattatataatattataaaaaatatagtcaaaatatttaaaccaatattttttatattagattGGTGATTGAGTCAATCATATTAgttcaaaattaaatagttcAATTATGTTCCAATTGTGATTCAActgtattaataaaataatacataagataatatcaaataaatataatataataaatttctaaattttaaaactaaaataaaatattattttataagctGTTAACATTCAAAGTACACTTAAaagcccaaatcaaatctataataatattaagttgTTTTTGAACAGATAATATTTAGGTTTTAACAAAATACAACAATATTCGTTGACAATAACAAAGAAAATGATaacttaatataatataaaatataagaaattaagatgttaaaaaaatgtaaattaatataaatgccCCAATAATATGTTTTATAAGATTAACAATTAACAGTAAttggtaaaataatttatacctaTGTATCATCCTTattaaatgcctttttatttatcataaaaatattttagattaaatttaaaaaaaattgaaaaataccaTTTCaagctactttttttttttactattttcatCAACATTTACTGATTTTGAATCaatttgactatttttttttatcaattttcgcCAATTCTAAAATGATCGAGTTTTTCTAGAGCTAACCACCAAACCGATAAAATTGCAAGCTAAAATtgtttctaaaatttgaatttatgacCTTTGAATCACCAAAAAGCAAtgctatataattttttggttaCCGTGACATTGGAGTATATTCACCGTTTTACTCACTCGAACCAACTTGTTGGCAGAAACAATGCATTATAGAGTACGGCATGAGTCTGCCACTAATTGTCCTCGGTAGTTTTCCAGGATTCgtggaaaaagagggaaaagtAACGGTGAAGTAAGTAAGAAGATAGAAACGGAAACTAAGGGTGGTGGTGTCTTTTTGACAAATAAAGTACTATAATTGGATATTTTCAAGTTAACCAATTACAAATTGTTTTCCTAGAATTATTGCCAAAACtggttggccaaggaatttgatTCCATGCTTACGTTGTTAGCAGTAAAAGTTAAGAGAGGATATCAATTTGCGTGAATTGGATTGAACGAATGTAATAATATAGGAGAGTCATTAAGTGGGGTGTGTTCATTGACGGCTTGTCTCAACAGAAGAACAATGCGCTTTGaataaaaactctcttaattttttttgcttagaGGGTATCTGATAATATACAAAGCTAGAATCAAACTGGCTTCATAGAAGGTGCAACAAACAAGGTACAATaagcaaataaaatatttggtaTATTTTTGCACAGCCTTGAAAAATGAGTTTTGGAAGTAGAGGGAAGCTGAAAGACACAAGCTTGAGCACATCAGCTGAAAGCAACACGAACACCAAGAGAGACAAGATACTGGCTCAGTACAGTGCAGATGCTGAGATTCTGGCTGAGTTTGAGCTGTCTGGTGTGTCTGGCAAATCATTTGACTACTCAAGGATGGTTCTTGATCCTTCCAGGTTAGTGTCTGAGCAGAAAATGACTGCATATTTGTCCAAAATCCAAAGGGGTGGCCTTATCCAACCCTTTGGATGTATGCTTGCAATTGAGGAATCCACTTTTAGGATCATTGGGTACAGTGATAATTGCTTTCAATTGTTGGGTTTGGAGAGGCAAATTGATTCAAAGCAGTTCATGAATCTAATTGGGGTTGATGCCACAACCCTTTTCACTCCCCCTTCTGGGGCTTCACTTGCAAAAGCTGCGGCTTCCAGGGAAATTTCACTCTTGAACCCTATTTGGGTCTATGCTAGGACAACCCAGAAGCCATTTTATGCCATACTGCATAGGATTGATGTTGGGGTTGTGATTGATTTGGAGCCTGCGCGGATGAGTGATCCGACATTGTCACTTGCTGGGGCTGTTCAGTCACAGAAGCTGGCTGTTAGGGCTATTTCAAGGCTGCAATCTCTTCCCGGGGAAGATATTGGACTGTTGTGTGACACTGTTGTTGAGGAGGTGCAGAAGCTTACTGGATATGATAGAGTTATGGTTTATAAGTTTCATGAGGATGATCATGGTGAGGTTGTATCTGAGATTAGGAGGTCTGATTTGGAGCCTTACTTGGGTTTGCACTATCCGGCCACGGATATCCCTCAAGCTTCTCGGTTCTTGTTCAAGCAAAACCGGGTCAGGATGATCTGTGATTGCCATGCAAAGCCGGTTAAGGTTATTCAGAGTGAAGAACTAAGGCAACCTCTTTGCTTGGTGAACTCAACCCTTAGGTTACCACATGGTTGTCACACTCAGTACATGGCCAACATGGGCTCAATTGCCTCTCTGGTGATGGCAATTATAGTCAATGGAAAGGATGCAACAAGGCTTTGGGGTTTGCTAGTTTGTCATCACACTTCACCACGCTATGTGTCTTTCCTGGTTCGCTATGCTTGTGAGTTCCTAATGCAGACTTTTGGACTGCAGCTTTACATGGAGATTCAATTGGCATCACAGATGGCAGAGAAGAGAATTCTTAAGACACAAACCTTACTGTGTGACATGCTCCTTCGTGATGCACCATTCGGCATTGTTAATCAATCCCCAAGTATCATGGATCTTGTGAAGTGTGACGGGGCTGCCTTGTATTATGAAGGAAACTGTTGGCTGTTAGGCACAACCCCAACTGAAGCACAGGTGAAAGACATAGCTGAATGGCTACTTAGTAATCATGGGGACTCAACAGGTTTGACAACAGATAGTTTGGCCGATGCTGGTTATCCAGGCGCTGCTTCACTGGGCGATGCAGTTTGTGGCATGGCCACAGCAAGAATCAATTCAAAACATTTCTTGTTCTGGTTCAGATCTCACACTGCTAAGGAAGTGAAATGGGGAGGAGCCAAGCACCATCCAGAGGATAAAGATGATGGAGGAAAAATGAACCCAagatcatcatttaaagctttTCTTGAAGTAGTCAAAAGCAAAAGTTTGCCTTGGGAAGTGCTGGAAATCAATGCTATTCACTCATTGCAACTAATAATAAGAGATTCATTCCAAGACACAGAGAACACTGGTCCAAAGACTTTAAGTTATGTACAGAAAAGTGACACTGCAGCTGGAGGGATGGATGAACTCAGTTCAGTAGCACTTCAAATGGTGAGATTAATTGAGACAGCAACAGTCCCAATTTTTGGGGTTGATTTAGGCGGTGTAATCAATGGATGGAATACTAAAATAGCGGAATTGACAGGTCTACAGGCCAGTGAAGCTATGGGAAAATCCCTGGTAAATGAAATTATACATGTGGACTCGGGTGACACTTTTAAAAATACTCTAAGCAGAGCCTTGCAAGGTAAATCAATTCTTGCAGAAAAGATAGTGGTAAATTCAGAGTTTTAACTTTATTAACTCACCCAAATGTTACTCATGATTCAGTGTGGGGAAaaaaatgttctgtagttgctaGCCTAGCAGCCACAGGGGCCGTTCTTCAGAATTTGATTCCACCATGATCGTTTGAAATGTTCAAATCATGAAACTAATACTGATCCTTGCATAGGTTCAACAACTGAACCATGCATAGTTTCATACCTTATCCAATATTAGATATTGGTGACCGTCTTTGCTGAAAGCTTCAGCATTTATTCTCCATTTGCATATCCTTTACTTCCCTATgcttctaaaattaaaatttaattttgaggtGGTTCACTTCTGAGACTCTGAACATCTCAAGGATGAAAGTTTTTGGTGTATATATAAGGCTTTGgacaaataaatatatcatgTTTTCTAAGGTTATGCTATTGTTTTCATCAATAggaatgtaaaattaaatgGGTAGTGttatataattgaatatgaAAGTTGGAGTTTGACTTGTAATCTTATTTCAATTTCTTCTCCCTCAGAAATTTACCCTTATTGATTACTGATGTTTTTCAGGCCAGGAGGACAAAAATGTTGAGTTGAAAATAAAACACTTTGGGCTTGATCAACAACAGGAAGTTGCATGTCTCATGGTCAATGCTTGCATTAGTAGGGACTACACAGATGCTATTGTTGGGGTATGCTTTGTAGGTGAAGACATCACTTATGAAAAAGTGGTTCAAGATAAATTCATCAAGTTGGAAGGTGATTACAAAGCAATCATACAGAGTCTGAGTCCACTGATTCCACCCATATTTTCTTCTGATGAGAATGTCTGCTGCTCTGAATGGAATGCAGCGATGGAGAGGCTAACTGGTTGGAAAAGAGATGAAGTCATAGGAAAATTGCTTCCTGGTGAAATTTTTGGAAGCTTTTGTCGACTAAAAGGTCAAGATACACTgactaattttatgattttactaTACCGTGGAATAAGCCGTCAAGATTCTGAGAAGTTACCATTTGGATTTTTTCATAGAAATGGAGAATTCATAGAGACTTACATAACAGCAAACAAGAAAATTGATGCTGGAGGGAATATGCTTGGCTGTTTCTGCTTCTTGCAGATTGTAATGCCAGACCTGAATCAGCCTTCTGAAGAACACAATCCTAGAGGCAGGGAAAGCATTTCTGAATCTGAAGAGGCATATATACTACAAGAGATGAAGAAACCTTTAAATGGTATACGATTCACCCGCAAACTTTTGGAAAATACAACTGTCTCGGAAAACCAAAAACAATTTCTTGACACTAGTGATGCATGTGAAAGACAAATCATGGCAATTATTGAGGATACACACTTGGGAAGTATTAACGAAGAGTAAGtgtttttgttgcattttgatAGGCATAAATTCTCTTTGAGTTgtactttcttttttcatttgttatgattaatgtttaaaatagggttaaatatatttttcgtccTAATAAAATTTCAGATTTcgtgctttattttattttccatgaTCGACAACAGTCCCTGCGAGGGACTATAAAATTGgcaaaaatagattaaaaaatttaaccccCACAGACTGGTATTGATGAcagaaaataaacaagaaactaaaaatagaaaaaaacatttaaaaggaCTAAAACTAGAAATCTGAAATTTTATAGGGAC contains the following coding sequences:
- the LOC114386482 gene encoding phytochrome E-like isoform X2, which gives rise to MSFGSRGKLKDTSLSTSAESNTNTKRDKILAQYSADAEILAEFELSGVSGKSFDYSRMVLDPSRLVSEQKMTAYLSKIQRGGLIQPFGCMLAIEESTFRIIGYSDNCFQLLGLERQIDSKQFMNLIGVDATTLFTPPSGASLAKAAASREISLLNPIWVYARTTQKPFYAILHRIDVGVVIDLEPARMSDPTLSLAGAVQSQKLAVRAISRLQSLPGEDIGLLCDTVVEEVQKLTGYDRVMVYKFHEDDHGEVVSEIRRSDLEPYLGLHYPATDIPQASRFLFKQNRVRMICDCHAKPVKVIQSEELRQPLCLVNSTLRLPHGCHTQYMANMGSIASLVMAIIVNGKDATRLWGLLVCHHTSPRYVSFLVRYACEFLMQTFGLQLYMEIQLASQMAEKRILKTQTLLCDMLLRDAPFGIVNQSPSIMDLVKCDGAALYYEGNCWLLGTTPTEAQVKDIAEWLLSNHGDSTGLTTDSLADAGYPGAASLGDAVCGMATARINSKHFLFWFRSHTAKEVKWGGAKHHPEDKDDGGKMNPRSSFKAFLEVVKSKSLPWEVLEINAIHSLQLIIRDSFQDTENTGPKTLSYVQKSDTAAGGMDELSSVALQMVRLIETATVPIFGVDLGGVINGWNTKIAELTGLQASEAMGKSLVNEIIHVDSGDTFKNTLSRALQGQEDKNVELKIKHFGLDQQQEVACLMVNACISRDYTDAIVGVCFVGEDITYEKVVQDKFIKLEGDYKAIIQSLSPLIPPIFSSDENVCCSEWNAAMERLTGWKRDEVIGKLLPGEIFGSFCRLKGQDTLTNFMILLYRGISRQDSEKLPFGFFHRNGEFIETYITANKKIDAGGNMLGCFCFLQIVMPDLNQPSEEHNPRGRESISESEEAYILQEMKKPLNGIRFTRKLLENTTVSENQKQFLDTSDACERQIMAIIEDTHLGSINEDTLQLNVEEFVLGNILDAIVSQVMMLIREKNLQLFHEIPDEIKMLSLYGDQIRLQVVLSDFLLNVVSHTASPNGWVEIKVSPTLKIIQDGDEFIHLQFRIAHSGQGIPSNVIHEMVEGGNQWTTQEGLGLYMSRKILRRMSGHVHYQRGQDMCYFLIDLEIRTRKERQRNLHAKTSMLS
- the LOC114386482 gene encoding phytochrome E-like isoform X1, with product MSFGSRGKLKDTSLSTSAESNTNTKRDKILAQYSADAEILAEFELSGVSGKSFDYSRMVLDPSRLVSEQKMTAYLSKIQRGGLIQPFGCMLAIEESTFRIIGYSDNCFQLLGLERQIDSKQFMNLIGVDATTLFTPPSGASLAKAAASREISLLNPIWVYARTTQKPFYAILHRIDVGVVIDLEPARMSDPTLSLAGAVQSQKLAVRAISRLQSLPGEDIGLLCDTVVEEVQKLTGYDRVMVYKFHEDDHGEVVSEIRRSDLEPYLGLHYPATDIPQASRFLFKQNRVRMICDCHAKPVKVIQSEELRQPLCLVNSTLRLPHGCHTQYMANMGSIASLVMAIIVNGKDATRLWGLLVCHHTSPRYVSFLVRYACEFLMQTFGLQLYMEIQLASQMAEKRILKTQTLLCDMLLRDAPFGIVNQSPSIMDLVKCDGAALYYEGNCWLLGTTPTEAQVKDIAEWLLSNHGDSTGLTTDSLADAGYPGAASLGDAVCGMATARINSKHFLFWFRSHTAKEVKWGGAKHHPEDKDDGGKMNPRSSFKAFLEVVKSKSLPWEVLEINAIHSLQLIIRDSFQDTENTGPKTLSYVQKSDTAAGGMDELSSVALQMVRLIETATVPIFGVDLGGVINGWNTKIAELTGLQASEAMGKSLVNEIIHVDSGDTFKNTLSRALQGQEDKNVELKIKHFGLDQQQEVACLMVNACISRDYTDAIVGVCFVGEDITYEKVVQDKFIKLEGDYKAIIQSLSPLIPPIFSSDENVCCSEWNAAMERLTGWKRDEVIGKLLPGEIFGSFCRLKGQDTLTNFMILLYRGISRQDSEKLPFGFFHRNGEFIETYITANKKIDAGGNMLGCFCFLQIVMPDLNQPSEEHNPRGRESISESEEAYILQEMKKPLNGIRFTRKLLENTTVSENQKQFLDTSDACERQIMAIIEDTHLGSINEDSTLQLNVEEFVLGNILDAIVSQVMMLIREKNLQLFHEIPDEIKMLSLYGDQIRLQVVLSDFLLNVVSHTASPNGWVEIKVSPTLKIIQDGDEFIHLQFRIAHSGQGIPSNVIHEMVEGGNQWTTQEGLGLYMSRKILRRMSGHVHYQRGQDMCYFLIDLEIRTRKERQRNLHAKTSMLS